The Luteolibacter arcticus genome includes a window with the following:
- a CDS encoding carbohydrate-binding domain-containing protein — protein MKSPCLSSVRFALLLSFLAPASLQAATVVWGGSTGDYVTPGNWVDGAVPDTANGDTAVINSGNATYSPGSDLAIHNGGALVINGGSWSQAGGDAWIQLSGGALTVAGGTFNHGSSSNIVRNASSSITVSAGVANFNGDFRNEAALGTFAITGGTVNIAYEFKPITSFTMSAGTLTASVISFADGPGSIDFTGGTISVEGASFYNGFYGGGTQSLNFSTGSTGSLFFRNYSLGELTTDEFLINGTIRWNGTIAPSSFSAVESDGGVLVTIVPEASTTLTWLAGMGALLMRRRRRAH, from the coding sequence ATGAAATCACCCTGCCTTTCCTCCGTCCGCTTTGCGCTGCTCCTGTCGTTCCTCGCTCCCGCGAGTCTCCAAGCCGCCACGGTCGTCTGGGGTGGCAGCACCGGCGACTACGTGACGCCGGGCAACTGGGTGGACGGGGCGGTCCCTGACACCGCCAACGGCGACACGGCGGTGATCAACTCGGGAAACGCCACCTATTCTCCAGGCAGCGATCTCGCGATTCACAACGGCGGCGCGCTCGTCATCAACGGCGGAAGCTGGTCCCAAGCCGGTGGCGACGCGTGGATCCAGCTCTCCGGCGGAGCGCTGACGGTCGCGGGCGGCACCTTTAACCACGGCAGCTCGAGCAACATCGTCCGCAATGCCAGCTCAAGCATCACGGTCTCGGCCGGGGTGGCCAATTTCAACGGCGACTTCCGCAACGAGGCCGCCCTCGGCACGTTCGCGATCACCGGCGGCACGGTGAATATTGCTTACGAATTCAAGCCAATCACCTCGTTCACGATGTCGGCGGGGACGCTGACCGCCAGTGTGATTTCATTCGCCGACGGACCGGGCTCCATCGATTTCACCGGCGGGACGATCTCGGTGGAGGGTGCCAGCTTTTACAACGGCTTCTACGGCGGAGGGACGCAGTCTCTCAACTTCAGCACGGGATCGACCGGGTCGCTGTTTTTCCGAAACTACTCCCTCGGGGAGCTGACGACGGATGAGTTCCTGATCAACGGCACCATCCGGTGGAACGGCACCATCGCCCCCAGCTCGTTCAGCGCGGTGGAATCGGATGGCGGTGTGCTCGTCACCATCGTTCCCGAGGCGTCGACTACCCTGACTTGGCTGGCCGGCATGGGGGCCTTGCTGATGCGGCGCCGCCGCAGGGCGCATTGA
- a CDS encoding DUF3604 domain-containing protein has product MKPEDRYHRFVRWSDEDQCYIGYCPDLYAGGVCHGEREEDTYAELCAIVRDEIAYRSAKGERLPGPAVRATRDLDFAA; this is encoded by the coding sequence ATGAAACCGGAAGACCGTTATCACCGCTTCGTCCGCTGGTCCGATGAGGACCAGTGCTACATCGGTTATTGCCCGGACCTTTATGCCGGTGGCGTCTGCCACGGCGAGCGGGAGGAAGACACCTACGCCGAACTTTGCGCGATCGTCCGGGACGAGATCGCCTACCGCAGCGCGAAGGGAGAGAGGCTGCCCGGGCCCGCCGTCCGCGCCACGCGGGATCTCGATTTCGCCGCGTGA